From Eptesicus fuscus isolate TK198812 chromosome 22, DD_ASM_mEF_20220401, whole genome shotgun sequence, a single genomic window includes:
- the RORC gene encoding nuclear receptor ROR-gamma, translating into MDRAPQRHHRASQELLAAKKTHTSQIEVIPCKICGDKSSGIHYGVITCEGCKGFFRRSQHCSVAYACTRQQNCPIDRTSRNRCQHCRLQKCLALGMSRDAVKFGRMSKKQRDSLHAEVQKQLQQQQQQQQREQRELVARTPPAGGQGAAALSCTLGLPDGQLPLGSSPDLPEASACPPGLLRAPGSRPSYSNSLAKAGLNGASYPLEYSPERGKAEGRESFYSPGGQLTPDRYGLHLEDPRHPGLGDPGQGPDSYRSPSFRSTPAAPYASLTEIEHLVQNVCKSYRETCQLRLEDLLRQRPNLFSREEVAGYQRKSMWEMWERCAHRLTEAIQYVVEFAKRLSGFMELCQNDQIVLLKAGAMEVVLVRMCRAYNASNHTVFFEGKYGGVELFRALGCSELISSIFDFSRSLSALRLSEDEIALYTALVLINASRPGLQEKRKVEQLQSNLELAFHHHLCKTHRQGILAELPPKGKLRSLCSQHVEKLQTFQHLHPIVVQAAFPPLYKELFSTDIEAPEGLSE; encoded by the exons CACAAATCGAAGTGATTCCTTGCAAAATCTGTGGGGACAAGTCATCTGGGATCCATTACGGGGTTATTACCTGTGAGGGGTGCAAG ggtTTCTTCCGCCGGAGCCAGCACTGCAGCGTGGCCTACGCCTGCACCCGCCAGCAGAACTGCCCCATCGACCGCACCAGCCGGAACCGATGCCAGCACTGCCGCCTGCAGAAATGCCTGGCCCTGGGCATGTCCCGAGACG CTGTCAAGTTTGGCCGCATGTCCAAGAAGCAAAGGGACAGCCTCCACGCTGAGGTGCAGAAGCAgctacagcagcagcagcagcagcagcagcgggagcagcGGGAGCTGGTGGCCAGAACCCCTCCTGCGGGGGGCCAGGGGGCAGCCGCCCTCTCCTGCACCCTGGGGCTCCCAGATGGGCAGCTGCCCCTGGGCTCCTCGCCTGACCTGCCCGAGGCCTCCGCCTGTCCCCCTGGCCTCCTGAGagccccaggctccaggccctCCTACTCCAACAGCTTGGCCAAGGCCGGGCTCAACGGGGCCTCGTACCCCCTCGAATACAGCCCGGAGCGGGGCAAGGCTGAGGGCAGAGAGAGCTTCTACAGCCCGGGCGGCCAGCTGACCCCGGACAGATACGGACTTCATTTGGAGGACCCCAGGCATCCCGGGCTGGGGGACCCAGGACAAGGCCCGGACAGCTACCGCAGCCCCAGTTTCCGCAGCACCCCCGCGGCACCCTATGCCTCCCTGACGGAGATTG AGCACTTGGTGCAGAACGTGTGCAAGTCCTACCGAGAGACGTGTCAGCTGCGGCTGGAGGACCTGCTGCGGCAGCGCCCCAACCTCTTCTCCCGGGAGGAGGTGGCGGGCTACCAGCGGAAG TCCATGTGGGAGATGTGGGAACGCTGTGCCCACCGCCTCACCGAGGCCATTCAGTACGTGGTGGAGTTCGCCAAGAGGCTCTCGGGCTTTATGGAGCTCTGCCAGAACGACCAGATTGTGCTCCTCAAAGCAG GAGCCATGGAAgtggtgctggtgaggatgtgccGGGCCTACAATGCCAGCAACCACACAGTCTTTTTCGAAGGCAAATACGGTGGTGTGGAGCTGTTCCGAGCCTTGG GCTGCAGTGAGCTCATCAGCTCCATCTTCGACTTCTCCCGCTCCCTGAGTGCCTTGCGCCTTTCCGAGGACGAGATTGCCCTCTACACAGCCCTGGTCCTCATCAATGCCA gccggccagggctccaagagaaaaggaaagtggaACAGCTTCAGTCCAATCTGGAGCTGGCCTTCCACCATCATCTCTGCAAGACGCATCGCCAAGGCATCCTGGCAGAG CTGCCACCCAAGGGGAAGCTTCGGAGCCTGTGCAGCCAGCACGTGGAAAAGCTGCAAACCTTCCAGCATCTGCACCCCATCGTGGTCCAAGCTGCTTTCCCCCCACTCTACAAGGAACTCTTCAGCACTGACATCGAGGCCCCCGAGGGGCTGTCCGAGTGA